Genomic window ([Eubacterium] hominis):
TTCTGTTGAAGATTTAACAATTTTTCTAAACGAATAACAGTGACATTTTGTTGCTTTGCATACATTACAATATCTTTTGATATACAATGATCGATATGCTTTTTGTAGTTATGTAATTTGTGTCCATAATTTTTTAGTTTTACAGGATTGTTTGATTTTTGCAGTTTACGATATCGTAAATTGATTCTGCGAAATTCATATTTCATTTGCCTTCCATTTCCTACAAATTTAATTTTTCCATCACTTGTATAACATACGGCAGGACATTTCATCCCAAGATCAATTCCCATGGAAATTTCATTTTCCTGTGTGTGTTGTGACAAGATACTTTCAGTTTTGAGAATAAAGCGTACAACGTAATATTTGTTTTCCTTACAGACATCCATGCGCAGAACTTCGTGTTGTCGCAGCATTTGTTTTTGATGATCATTCAAAAGAATTGTGCATCGCAATGGATATTTCATAAAGCCTCTGCCAAATTCCATAAGTACTTCATCATCTTTCAATTGAAATGATCTGGCCGATAGTACAAATAATCGATGATATTGTGCAGTAGCATGTTTTTTACGTATCTCATAGAATGTTTGCGCAAGGCGTATTAATTGTTCTTTAGAATGAAATGCAATTTCGCT
Coding sequences:
- the tnpB gene encoding IS200/IS605 family element transposase accessory protein TnpB; translation: MYLTIKTNLKITPWAMDVIQRYGIIYHKEFERLIHLYQQAGKIIFIGYREINSEIAFHSKEQLIRLAQTFYEIRKKHATAQYHRLFVLSARSFQLKDDEVLMEFGRGFMKYPLRCTILLNDHQKQMLRQHEVLRMDVCKENKYYVVRFILKTESILSQHTQENEISMGIDLGMKCPAVCYTSDGKIKFVGNGRQMKYEFRRINLRYRKLQKSNNPVKLKNYGHKLHNYKKHIDHCISKDIVMYAKQQNVTVIRLEKLLNLQQKFHRHDMICWSYQRLANYIEYKANLEGIRVEYVNPYLTTKRCPKCGKINNVKGRDYICNCGFHKHRDLVGAMNILHAPKA